CCACCCAGGCGGCCCAGGCTCTCGACGCCTCCATCGCCCAGGCTCCGGTGTTCACGGACTACAAGAAGATGCTCAAGGCCGTGGCGTGCGACGCCGTCGAGATCTCGACCCCCCACACCCAGCACTTCGATCAGATCATGGCCGCTCTCAACGCCGGCAGGCACGTGCTGTGCGAGAAGCCGATGGTGTGCAGCGTGGCCCATGCCAAGAAGGTCATCGCCAAGGCCAAGAAGACCGGCCTCACGGTGGGCGTGTCGTACCAGCGGCACACGCTGCCGCCGTACCGCTACTGCCGCAAGCTCATCGCCGAGGGCGCGATCGGCAAGGTCAACTTCATCAGCGCTCTGCAATCACAGAACTGGTACCGCGGGCGCATGGCGCGGCGCGACTGGCGCGGCCAGATGGCGCTCTCCGGCGGCGGGCAACTCAACGACTCGGGCAGCCACCTGCTGGATATCCTGCTGTGGATGACCAACCTGCAGCCGGCCGAGGTCTTCGCCTACCAGGACAAGCTGGAGGCTGAGGTTGACATCCTCACGGGCATGAGCGTAAGGTTCGATGGCGGTGCCATCTGCAACATCTCGGTGGTCGGCCACGCCGTCAACTTCATGGAGGACATCACGATCTGGGGCGAGGACGCCACGCTGGCGATCCGCGGCAACGAGATCTGGCGCTGGTCGGATGAGACGCGCGTCGTCGTGCCCGAGAGCGAACTCGAGCCGGCCTCGGACCCGGACTCCAACTTCATCGCCGCCCTGCGCGGCAAGGGCGCCGTCCAGGCCACACCGCAGGACTTCCTGAAGGTCATCCAGCTCTCGGAGGCGGCCTGGGCGTCGGCCGACAGCGGCCAGCCTGCGCCCGTGACGCGGTAACCGTACGGGACGCCGTGTGGGAGCGGTCACCGACCGCGAACTGCCCGTACCGGACGAGACGTGGGAGCGGTCACCGACCGCGAACTGCCGGTGGCCGCTCCTGCACATGCCCCTCGCCAAAGGACCGACAGCGTACCATCGCCATGCTCGCCAAACTCGCCCGCGTCATCCTGGCTTTCACCACCTTCCCGCTCGTCGGCGCCTATGGGCTGCGCTGGGTGGGCAGCTTCGTCAGTCAGATCATTGGCGCCACCGGCGTGGTGGCCCACCCCGCTCTGGCCCTGGACATCGTCGGCGGCCTCGTAGGCCTGCTGCTGGGGCTGATTCTGGCCGTGCAGATCGTCGGCTGCTGCGTCCAGCCTGAGACATCCCCCGTCCGCCCCGTCGGCGACACTATTCTCATTATCCTGGGCCTGACGCTGGTCTTGGATGTGGCGCTGGCCAAGGCGTTCGGGGGGATGGAGTGGCTGCGTTGGCTGCCGGCGGGCAGCCTGGTGGTCTGGGCCGGGGCCGCGGCCGCCACCGCCAGCCTGCACCGCCTGCGCCGCAGCCGTCGCATGGCGTCCCCGGGGGACGACATGCCTCCGCCCTATCCCCCACCGCTGCCCCCGTCCGAGCCATATCCCCGACCCTAAAGTGCCCCGACCGGGGCACTCCGTCTTGTCACGAGCCGGGAAATCCGCTAATATGCCAGCAACGACGGGCGGTGACACCGCCCGTTGGCCTGTAGCACCCGGCCACGGCTCGTGGCCTTCGGCTCCAAACGGGACACCCGCATGACGACCCTTCGCGTCGCCATCATCTCCGGTTCCAGGCGTTCCCCGCATCGCGGGAGGGTTGATGCTGGCCCCATCCCTACCCGCGCCGTGGCTGAATAGCTGTCGCATCGGCCACGGCCTCAGTGTAACCGCCCTGTCGTACCCGAAGTCTCAGCAAGAGGATGGTGATCCCATGCCCCGGATAGAGTTCATTGATGTCACTAACCGCGACGGCGAGCAGACTGCCCGCATCG
The sequence above is a segment of the bacterium genome. Coding sequences within it:
- a CDS encoding Gfo/Idh/MocA family oxidoreductase — its product is MPKKTLKIAMIGCGGNARGHMSRLLKIDGVKIVGLCDTAEAATQAAQALDASIAQAPVFTDYKKMLKAVACDAVEISTPHTQHFDQIMAALNAGRHVLCEKPMVCSVAHAKKVIAKAKKTGLTVGVSYQRHTLPPYRYCRKLIAEGAIGKVNFISALQSQNWYRGRMARRDWRGQMALSGGGQLNDSGSHLLDILLWMTNLQPAEVFAYQDKLEAEVDILTGMSVRFDGGAICNISVVGHAVNFMEDITIWGEDATLAIRGNEIWRWSDETRVVVPESELEPASDPDSNFIAALRGKGAVQATPQDFLKVIQLSEAAWASADSGQPAPVTR